The Streptomyces sp. A2-16 sequence GCATGAGCACCTCGACCAACAGCGACATCACCGTCGTCCACCTGATGCGGCACGGCGAGGTCGCCAACCCCGACGGGGTGCTGTACGGCCGTCTCGCGGGCTATCACCTCTCCGAGCTCGGGCGGCAGATGGCCGACCGGGTCGCCGAGCACCTCGCCTCCCGGGACATCACCCACGTCGGCGCCTCCCCGCTGGAGCGCGCGCAGGAGACCGCCACGCCGATCGCCAAGGCGCACGGCCTCGACATCGCGACCGACGAGCGGCTCATCGAGGCCGAGAACGTCTTCCAGGGCAAGACCTTCGGCGTGGGCGACGGGGCGCTGAAGAACCCGGACAACTGGAAGCACCTCGTCAACCCCTTCAAGCCGTCGTGGGGCGAGCCGTACGTCGACCAGGTCGTCCGGATGAAGGGCGCGCTGGACGCGGCGCGGGACCGGGCGCGGGGGCATGAAGCCGTGCTCGTCAGTCACCAGCTGCCGATCTGGATCGTGCGGTCGTGGGTCGAGAAGCGGCGGCTGTGGCACGACCCGCGCAAGCGGCAGTGCACGCTCGCCTCGCTCACCTCGTTCACCTACCAGGGCGACCGGATCGTCTCCGTCGGCTACAGCGAGCCCGCGATCGATCTTGTGCCGGTTCATCTCCGGGCGGGCGCCAAGCCGGTGAAGGGCAAGAGCAAGGCTTTCGGGGCGTAGCGCTCCGCGGGAAACCGAGCAGGAAGGCGGTGGGGAGCTGCGGGCCCGTCGTGGCTGGTCGCGCAGTTCCCCGCGCCCCTGTGGGGCGCGCTTCTGTTACTGAATCCGGAAATAGTGCCGGAACCTTCCCCCCTCCTCGTCTCCTCTGACTGGGTGACCACCAGAGAACGTGACGAATCGGGGAAGCATGCACTCACTCACCCGAAGGGGAGCACTCGGGCTCGGCGCGGGTGCCGCGGCCGCCGTAGGACTGTCGGGGTGCGGAACCCTCACCGGGTCGGACGGCTCGGACGGGGTCACCCACGGCGCCGGCGCCACGCCCGGCAAGAAGCCGACCCCCACCGCCCGCCCCATCGGCGACGGCTCCACCTCCTTCACCGGCAAGCAGCCCCACCAGCCCGGCAGGCCCGTGCCGCTGGAGCCCGGTCAGACCCCGCCCCAGTTCGTCATCTTCTCCTGGGACGGCGCAGGCGAGGTCGGCAACGGCCTCTTCCCGCGCTTCCTCGACCTCGCCAAGCGGCACGACGCGCACATGACCTTCTTCCTCTCCGGGCTGTATCTGCTGCCCGAGTCGAAGAAGCGGCTCTACGACCCCCCGAACAACCCCCGGGGCGCCTCCGACATCGGCTACCTCACCGACGAGCACGTCAAGGCGACCCTGACGAACGTCCGGCGCGCCTGGCTCGAGGGGCACGAGATCGGCACCCACTTCAACGGCCACTTCTGCTCCGGCTACGGCACCGTCGGCAACTGGACGCCGGCGCAGTGGCGCTCGGAGATCCAGCAGGCGAAGGCCTTCGTCAAGGAGTGGCGCACCAACACCGGCTGGACCGACCTGCCGGCCCTGCCCTTCGACTACGACAAGGAACTCGTCGGCGGCCGCACTCCCTGCCTGCTCGGCCAGAACAACCTGCTGCCCACCGCCCGCGAGCTCGGCTGGCGCTACGACGCCTCCTCGCCCGGCGGCCGTCAGGTCTGGCCCGAGAAGAAGGACGGCATATGGGACCTGCCGCTTCAGCAGATACCTTTCCCCGGCCGCAGCTTCGAGGTCCTGTCCATGGACTACAACATGCTCGCCAACCAGTCGATCAACTCGACCAACGCGCCCGCCTACAACTACCCGGCCTGGCGCAAGCAGTCCGCCGGCGCCTACATCGACGGCTTCAGGCGGGCCTACGAGACAAACCGCGCCCCCTTCTTCGTCGGCAACCACTTCGAGCACTGGAACGGCGGCATCTACATGGACGCCGTCGAGCAGGCCTTCACGCACATAGCGCGGGAGAAGGAGAAGGGCGCGGACGTCCGCATGGTCTCCTTCCGGCAGTTCGTCGACTGGATGGACGTACAGAAGCCGGAGGTCCTCGCCAAGCTCCGTACGCTCGATGTCGGCCAGGCGCCCGTCGGTGGCTGGAACGGGTTCCTGAAGGACACCTCGGCCACCCCCTCGAACGCAGCCTGAACGGGCCGGTGACAAGCCGCCTGAAATGCGGGTTTCCGCCCACAAGGGGGGTGCCCGAGAGCCCCGGAACGGGCATGCGAAACTTTTCACATGAGTGCCGCCAGTCGTAGTCGCTCCCGAGTCCGAACCGTCCTGCTCAGCGCGGGTGCCGCAGCGGCGGCGCTGACCCTGTCCGCCTGCAGCTCCGGCGGCACCTCGGGCGGTGGCGGCGACACGAACTTCATCATGGGCGCGGACGGCATCTCCACCGCCAAGCAGGGCGACCGGGGCACCGCCCCCGACTTGTCCGGCAAGACCGTCGACGGGGGACAGCTCGACGTCGCCGACTACAAGGGCAAGGTCGTCGTCCTCAACATGTGGGGCTCCTGGTGCGCCCCGTGCCGGGCGGAGGCGCCCAACCTGGAAGCGGTCTACAAGAAGCTCAAGGACCAGGACGTGCAGTTCGTCGGGGTCAACACCCGCGACACCAGCGTCCAGAACGCCCGCGCCTTCGAGAAGGACATGGGCATCACCTTCCCCAGCCTGTACGACCCGACGGGCAAGCTGATGCTCCGCTTCGCCAAGGGCACCCTCAACCCGCAGGCCGTGCCCTCCACGCTCGTCATCGACCGGGACGGGAAGATCGCCGCCCGCTCACTGGCCGCGCTGAGCGAGAGCAAGCTGCGCACGATGATCGACCCGGTCCTCGCGGAGAAGTGACGTGACCGCAGTCGTCACGCTCGCCGCCGAGACGGGCTACAACGGCACCGTCCTCAACGGCGCGCTCCTGCTCGCCCTGCCCATCGCGGTCCTCGGCGGCCTCGTCTCGTTCTTCTCGCCCTGCGTCCTGCCGCTGGTCCCCGGTTACCTGTCCTACGTGACCGGAGTCACCGGCACCGACCTGGCCGAGGCGCGGCGCGGCCGGATGGTCGCCGGCGCCTCCCTGTTCGTGCTCGGCTTCACCGCGGTGTTCGTCTCCAGCGGGGCGCTGTTCGGCTACTTCGGGCAGACGCTCCAGGAGAACCAGAGCGTGCTGTCCAAGGTGCTGGGCGTGCTCATGATCCTCATGGGCGTCTTCTTCATGGGCCTGATGCCCTGGATGACCCAGCGGGAGTTCCGCTTCCACAACAAGCCCACGATGGGCCTGCTCGGCGCCCCGCTGCTCGGCGCGCTGTTCGGCATCGGCTGGACCCCCTGCATCGGCCCGACCCTCGCCTCGGTGATCGCCCTCTCCTCCCAGCAGGGCAGCGCGGGCCGCGGTGCCATACTGACCGTCGCCTACTGCCTCGGCCTCGGCGTGCCCTTCGTGCTCGCCGCGGTCGCCTTCCGCAAGGCGCTCGGCGCCTTCGGCTGGGTCAAGCGCCACTACGCCTGGGTCATGCGCATCGGCGGCACCATGATGATCGTGACCGGACTGCTGCTGCTGACGGGCGCGTGGGACCGCCTTGTGCAGGACATCCAGTCCTGGTCCGCCGGCTTCACTGTGGGGATCTGATCCATGAGCAAGACCACGCCCGCCGCCTCCGACGCCTCCGGCGCCGCGGACGCCTCCGCCGGCGACCAGGATCTCGGCGCCGCCGGCTCCCAGCTGTCCACCGCGCCGGTCGAGGGCCCGCCCAACCTTCCCTCGCTGGGGGTGATCGGCTGGGCCCGCTGGTTCTGGCGCCAGCTGACCTCCATGCGGGTCGCGCTGCTGCTGCTCCTGCTGGTGGCGCTCGGCGCGATCCCCGGCTCGCTGATCCCGCAGACCGGGACCGACGCCACGAAGGTCGCCGACTTCGTCAAGAACAACCCCACCCTCGGGGACGTCTACGACAAGCTCGGCCTCTTCCACGTCTACAGCTCGGTGTGGTTCTCCGCGATCTACATCCTGCTGTTCGTCTCCCTCATCGGCTGCATCGTGCCCCGCACCTGGCAGTTCGTGGGCCAGCTGCGCAGCCGTCCGCCGGGCGCCCCGAAGCGGCTGACCCGGCTGCCCGCCTACACCACCTGGCGCACCACGGCCGAGCCCGAGCAGGTCCGCGAGGCCGCGCTCGCCCTGCTGCGGAAGAAGCGCTTCCGCGCCCACCTCACCGGGGACAACGTCGCCGGCGAGAAGGGCTATCTGCGCGAGGTCGGCAACCTCGCCTTCCACATCGCGCTGATCGTGATGCTGACCGCCTTCGCCTGGGGGCAGCTCTTCAAGTCCGAGGGCAACAAGCTCGTCGTCGAGGGCGACGGCTTCTCCAACACCCTCACCCAGTACGACGACTTCAAGTCCGGGAACCTCTTCGACACCGGCGATCTGGTGCCGCTCAGCTTCACGCTGAACAAGTTCACCGGCACCTACGAGACCAGCGGCCCCAACAAGGGCACTCCGCGCCTCTACCAGGCCGCCATCACCTACAGCGAGGGCGCCTACGGCAAGGACCACAAGACCCTCGTCAAGGTCAACGAGCCGCTGGAGATCGGCGACGCGAAGGTCTACCTCACGGCCCACGGCTACGCCCCCCTCATCACGGTCCGGGACGGCAAGGGCAACGTCGTCTTCCACGACGCGGTCGCGATGCTGCCGCTCGACTCCAACGTCACCTCCACCGGTGTCATCAAGGTCCTCGACGGCTACAAGAACGCCAAGGGCGTCAGCGAGCAGCTGGGCATCTCGGCCTTCTTCCTGCCGACCTACACCGTCGGCAGCGAGACGGCCTCCACCTTCCCCGCGCTCAACAACCCGGTGCTCAACCTCACGCCGTACCACGGTGACCTCGGCGTCGACTCGGGCATCCCGCAGAGCGTGTACCAGCTCGACAAGTCGCATGTGAAGGACTTCAAGGACGCCAAGGGCAAGGAGCTCAGGGAGAACCTGAAGCCGGGCGAGACCATGAAGCTCCCGAACGGCGCCGGTTCGGTCACCTACGAGGGCACCAAGCAGTGGGCGAACTTCCAGGTCGTCCAGCAGCCCGCCAGTGGCTGGGCCCTCGCCGGCGCCCTCACCGCGATCTTCGGCCTCGCCGCGTCCCTGTTCATCCAGCGCCGCCGGGTGTGGGTACGGGCGGTGCGCGGCGCCGACGGGATCACGGTCGTGGAGATGGCCGGCCTGGGCCGCAGCGAATCGGCGAAGGTGCCGGAGGAGCTGGGCGAACTGGCAGGGATCCTGTACGACCAGACCCCGGCCGAGTCGACCGAGGACACCACCCCGCACCCCACCCCCGAACCCCAAGAAGCACCCTCCGAAGGGGCTGAGAAGTGACTCTCGCCGCCGCAACCGAGTTGGCCACCGCGACCAACGAGCACCTCGCCAACATCAGCAACACGCTGATCTACTCGTCGATGGCCGTCTACACCCTGGCCTTCTTCGCATACATCGCCGAATGGCTCTTCGGCAGCCGCAGCAAGGTCGGCCGCACCGCCGCCGCGCTCACGGCCGACACCAAGAAGGCGAACGCCCCGGCCGTCACCGTGAACCAGGGCGGCAGCACCGCCGTACTGGAGCGGCCGCAGGTCGTGGTGCGGTCGGCAGCGGGCGCGCGCGACGTGCCCGACGGACCCGGGGCGCACGGCGGGGACGAGCAGGGCGACCTCTACGGGCGTATCGCCATCTCCCTGACGGTGCTCGCCTTCCTGGTCGAGCTCGCCGGGGTCATCGCCCGCGCGGCCTCGGTGGAGCGGGCGCCCTGGGGCAACATGTACGAGTTCAACATCACCTTCTCCACGGTGGCCGTCGCCGTGTACCTGGGGCTGCTGGCCCTGAAGAAGAACGTGCGCTGGCTCGGGCTGTTCCTGGTGACCACGGTCCTCCTCGATCTCGGCCTCGCCGTCACCGTCCTGTACACCGCCAGCGACCAGTTGGTTCCCGCCCTCCATTCGTACTGGCTGTACATCCACGTCTCCACCGCGATCTTCTGCGGCGCGGTGTTCTACGTGGGCGCGGTCGCCACGATCCTGTACCTCTTCAAGGACAGCTACGAGAACAAGATCGCGTCCGGCGGCACCCCCGGCAGGTTCGCGAACTCCGTCCTCGACCGGCTGCCGGCCTCCGCGAGCCTCGACAAGTTCGCCTACCGCGTCAACGCGGCCGTCTTCCCGCTGTGGACGTTCACGATCATCGCGGGCGCCATCTGGGCCGGTGACGCGTGGGGCCGCTACTGGGGCTGGGACCCCAAGGAGACCTGGTCGTTCATCACCTGGGTCGCCTACGCCTGCTACCTGCACGCCCGCGCCACCGCCGGCTGGAAGGGCCGCAAG is a genomic window containing:
- a CDS encoding histidine phosphatase family protein, which translates into the protein MSTSTNSDITVVHLMRHGEVANPDGVLYGRLAGYHLSELGRQMADRVAEHLASRDITHVGASPLERAQETATPIAKAHGLDIATDERLIEAENVFQGKTFGVGDGALKNPDNWKHLVNPFKPSWGEPYVDQVVRMKGALDAARDRARGHEAVLVSHQLPIWIVRSWVEKRRLWHDPRKRQCTLASLTSFTYQGDRIVSVGYSEPAIDLVPVHLRAGAKPVKGKSKAFGA
- a CDS encoding TlpA disulfide reductase family protein, giving the protein MSAASRSRSRVRTVLLSAGAAAAALTLSACSSGGTSGGGGDTNFIMGADGISTAKQGDRGTAPDLSGKTVDGGQLDVADYKGKVVVLNMWGSWCAPCRAEAPNLEAVYKKLKDQDVQFVGVNTRDTSVQNARAFEKDMGITFPSLYDPTGKLMLRFAKGTLNPQAVPSTLVIDRDGKIAARSLAALSESKLRTMIDPVLAEK
- a CDS encoding cytochrome c biogenesis protein CcdA — its product is MTAVVTLAAETGYNGTVLNGALLLALPIAVLGGLVSFFSPCVLPLVPGYLSYVTGVTGTDLAEARRGRMVAGASLFVLGFTAVFVSSGALFGYFGQTLQENQSVLSKVLGVLMILMGVFFMGLMPWMTQREFRFHNKPTMGLLGAPLLGALFGIGWTPCIGPTLASVIALSSQQGSAGRGAILTVAYCLGLGVPFVLAAVAFRKALGAFGWVKRHYAWVMRIGGTMMIVTGLLLLTGAWDRLVQDIQSWSAGFTVGI
- a CDS encoding cytochrome c biogenesis protein ResB — protein: MSKTTPAASDASGAADASAGDQDLGAAGSQLSTAPVEGPPNLPSLGVIGWARWFWRQLTSMRVALLLLLLVALGAIPGSLIPQTGTDATKVADFVKNNPTLGDVYDKLGLFHVYSSVWFSAIYILLFVSLIGCIVPRTWQFVGQLRSRPPGAPKRLTRLPAYTTWRTTAEPEQVREAALALLRKKRFRAHLTGDNVAGEKGYLREVGNLAFHIALIVMLTAFAWGQLFKSEGNKLVVEGDGFSNTLTQYDDFKSGNLFDTGDLVPLSFTLNKFTGTYETSGPNKGTPRLYQAAITYSEGAYGKDHKTLVKVNEPLEIGDAKVYLTAHGYAPLITVRDGKGNVVFHDAVAMLPLDSNVTSTGVIKVLDGYKNAKGVSEQLGISAFFLPTYTVGSETASTFPALNNPVLNLTPYHGDLGVDSGIPQSVYQLDKSHVKDFKDAKGKELRENLKPGETMKLPNGAGSVTYEGTKQWANFQVVQQPASGWALAGALTAIFGLAASLFIQRRRVWVRAVRGADGITVVEMAGLGRSESAKVPEELGELAGILYDQTPAESTEDTTPHPTPEPQEAPSEGAEK
- the ccsB gene encoding c-type cytochrome biogenesis protein CcsB codes for the protein MTLAAATELATATNEHLANISNTLIYSSMAVYTLAFFAYIAEWLFGSRSKVGRTAAALTADTKKANAPAVTVNQGGSTAVLERPQVVVRSAAGARDVPDGPGAHGGDEQGDLYGRIAISLTVLAFLVELAGVIARAASVERAPWGNMYEFNITFSTVAVAVYLGLLALKKNVRWLGLFLVTTVLLDLGLAVTVLYTASDQLVPALHSYWLYIHVSTAIFCGAVFYVGAVATILYLFKDSYENKIASGGTPGRFANSVLDRLPASASLDKFAYRVNAAVFPLWTFTIIAGAIWAGDAWGRYWGWDPKETWSFITWVAYACYLHARATAGWKGRKAAYLAMLAFGCWLFNYYGVNIFVSGKHSYAGV